The segment AACAAAGCGGTGATTGTGAAGGCTTGTCAATAGAATGCTATCGAGAATGGAAGCAGATCATAGATTCTGACGTTCTAAGTTTCATTCTGAAGTACAGTGAAGCAAAACGGAGACGAGGGCCATTGGAGGCAGGCATGCGGTCTATCATCACGGGGCCCTCTCCGCCTTCTGCTCCCTTGCAGACGGAGAATTGGCCATAGGCCTCAGTGAGCAAGGGAGTGTTGGGGGAGGAGGTGGAGGCTTCGAGGCATCTGTCTTTTAGTGATTTACGGCGGATTGGCAAGGCGGCAAAGTGGGGCATGGAGTTCAGGTCAGGTGCGAGATCTGGGCAGGTCCACTTTCCGACACTCACGAACATGGACTATTTTTTGAGTTACCTTAATCTTTGAAGCAGTATCTATGAAACGCCATGACTTTGCAATATCGGTCTAGTTATTAAATATTAGTCTAATTATTAAATAGTTTATTTCACGTTTCTCTACTCTTCTGGACCACATCTGCAAGACTTCTGTTATCTCAAAATCGGAATAAGGAAATAAAGAAACTCAAAACTCACATTTTTCCACATGTTCCTTGAATCTTTGATTAAACTCGGAAAAGCCCTTCACTGTATCCTTTCCAATAAACTTGAGTATAGGCCACGCCAGCAGTCCATTGAATTCTTCTGTTTGAACAAACTTGGTCTTGCTGCCATTCTCGATAGGACAGAATTCAAATGTGTGTTTACCAGAAAAGATAGAATCTAAAACCAGTTTACCTTTCCATGAAAATCGCTCTTCTGAGTTTTCTACGACTTCGGGATCGAATACattctccttctttgagttAGGGAGAACAATTCTCACCTGTAGAGTATCCCCCGGAACAATTGAGTCATTTGAAGTCTTGCTTGGGGTTGTTACCGTAATTTTTTGAATGCACGATGATTTCCAAGTCGGATAAGCTGCAAAGTCTAAAAATACTTTCCGAACAATTTCCGCTTCCCTGTCGATGACAATTGAATCTTGGATAACTGTCATTTCTTGTCAcaacaacttcaaagagttcTCTAGACTCAATCAACTTTCGACATATGATATCTCTGACCGACCCGGTCTCTTAAGTACTGATTCGCGATAACTACTGTGGCTTTTTCTTAAGCCTTCGAGCGAACTATTTGCATCAAAAGGGTTTGGTTTTCTTATTTCCGGCCAACAATTGATTATTCGCTTGTTGTTTCCGCGCCTCTGGAAAAGAATAGCTTGATTCCACTTGGTATGGTTTCTAAAGCTACATCACTGGTAATTGTAAATCTTGGTGATCCTACGCTGGTGAGACCAGTACTGTTACACTATAAACCGGAGCTAATGTAGCGGGGTAGGGTGATTCTTGTAGGTCTTGACATGCTGTTTGTTCTTGCTTTGCGATAATAGGATATAAAGCTTACAGTTTACTTCTACGTAACGAATTACTAATGTGATGATGGAGCTCACCGCGTGAGAATGACCGCTCATAGTCCATAGTTTTCAACGTATTTCACTCTGCTGGCTTTGCTCAAGAGTGCCACCAGTTAACCTCAGGGTGAGCTTTTTTATTTTTTTACGATTTTTTGACTTTTTTTGGTTTAATAGTCCTAAAGTGGTTGCTTaaaatctgaaaaatcaagTACATCCATCCGCTCTATTGCTCACACAGAAGTCGAAACTTGCATTACCATACAAAACTCCATGAATCTCACAGCTGGCATTGGCGTTCACACAGTGGCTTATGCACCAGTCTGCTTTTCCTGCACCCCAAGCGAGACTGAACCGGGTGTCCCTGGACCAACTGATACAGCAGCCACCCCAGCAGTAATCCCTTGGTGTTGAGGCTATGCTACCCCCATTAACCCACAACCAATTTTGTAAATTATTACAGTCTCCCTGGTTGGGGGCATGGTTGCTATCGCAAGTAGTGTAATCTCTCTTTTTAAGTGACTTGACAGGAACAGGGAGGCCGCGTAAGGAATTGTACAGCTCAGCCAAACCATCGTCGCTTGATGTTTCTGCCCAAATGTTGAGTAAAGTATCATTACCCGTTGCATGCACAACcaaatcattcttcaaatcctgTAAGTCCAAGTAATTGTATGCCTGTCCGTTGTacttcatgaagaaatttaAGAAGACAGCGTCTCCCCACTTTTCGCTCTGCGTTGCAGATTCATAGAGTTGAACAGCACCGTTCAAAACTTCACCATTGTTGATGGAAGCGATTGAGATATTGACGGTTGCATTGTGTGGCTGCTGGGAATAGTAATCAACATGCGCCCCTTCATTGTTATTGGTATCAATATTGCCGGTAAGCATATTGTGCAAGGACTCGCCGTAGGTTGCATCCTCGGCAAAAGTCCTAGCGGCAAGACAGAGAGCTGTTAGAGCTGCGGAAATCCTCATTTGTGCTGTGTTGTTGCAGGTTTTAAGAAGAGTGTTCAGGAAGAGTTGGATCAAACATTGCTCATTTTTATAGTTTTGGAATAATGGTTTTTACGAGCCATTGTACTTATTGTAGTGGAATCAATTGACCTTCATACCTTCCTGTAATCTGGGTTAACGAGCGTTCCATGTCCTTATGTGATGTACAATAGTATCCAATGACAAAACTGTGCACTGACAAAATAGGAAACTGTCGCTCGGGGCGACATCTTTTTCGTATCCCATAACAGCACATTTATCGACAAATCAGACACATAAGGCCCCGCAGGGACCATTCTGTCTCCAATAGGACATTGTGGGAGATCAGTCAGTAGAATAGATTGAAAAAGTTGACCTATTTTGGCTTCCGTTCCCGTTTTGGCTGATATGACCTTTCCGTAAGTTGATGCAGAGAAATAGGGAGTGGTACGACGCCTGGGAGACCCGCTTCTGCCTCAGATTGCTCATAGTAAGAGTATCATCTGACGGAGTCATAGTACCGAAATCAAAAGTAGTTATGCTAGCTGATTTTCAGGGGCTTCTCAACAAAATTGCCGCTATTGATGTCTAACCAAAAAACGCGAGACCCTATGCTCCGCATCCTGTTAAGCACAATCTTGATCGTATGAAATTCGTCCAGGACGTAGGCTGACAACCTTAGCAGCCAGCAAGTAGCTTGCCTATCTGGCCCCTATGCTCAGTCTACACCTGCCCCAAAAGAATCTAGGGACAGAAGCAGCTTACAAAGCATCTGAGCCATTCTGACGGATCACGCAGTGATCTTCGCATCTCTTCCGTCCTAGATTCACAATCCGTTTTGCAACACCTGGAGCAAATCAGCGCTAGCATCATTGTCCTCGAGAAGAGAAGTCTGTACGTGTAGACAAGACTTGTCTGATGATTAACTAtagaaaaaaaatgtcCCAAATTTGTGGCAAGAGGGTGCTAGCACATTGCATAAGTGCCTCTTGATTCGCTTGTATGTGACACGGTGAAGAGAAGAGCTCCCTTCGAGCATATAGCGCTTGTATCTCTGCTCATATCTCACTCGCCCTTGTGTAAAGATTGGTATAAGTTAGATAGGTCCTCATCACTAGAAGACTCGGCCCAGATACTGAACAAAGTATCGTTTCCGTTAGCAAGTTTAATCAAATCACGTTTCAGATCATCGGACTCCAAATAGTTGTTGGCCTGTCCATTGTACTTCATAAAGAGATTCAAAAAAACAGCATCTCCCCACTTTTGCCCAAATGTTGCCCATTCATACAGCTGAATGGCGCCATTCAGGACTTCCGCATTATCGATAGACCCTATTGAGATATTTGCGGTTGCGCTGAACGGTTGCTCGGAATAATATTCAATCACTCCAAAAGAGTCGTTATAGTTTGTAATGTTACCCGTTAAGATGTTGTGCAG is part of the Torulaspora globosa chromosome 7, complete sequence genome and harbors:
- a CDS encoding SRPBCC domain-containing protein, with the protein product MTVIQDSIVIDREAEIVRKVFLDFAAYPTWKSSCIQKITVTTPSKTSNDSIVPGDTLQVRIVLPNSKKENVFDPEVVENSEERFSWKGKLVLDSIFSGKHTFEFCPIENGSKTKFVQTEEFNGLLAWPILKFIGKDTVKGFSEFNQRFKEHVEKCEF